The region CGAGTTCGCTGCTTGTGCCCCTCACCCCATCCATGTTGGACGTGTCGTCCACAGCTCAGTTTCTCGAACTTGCGGGAGCCTACATGGGGGTGATCGAAGACGCGGGTGCTAGCCTGCAATATGATCACTTCAAGTTTTTGATCACCCGTGACGAACCAACCGATGTACCTTCGCAGCAGCTCACATCCTTCATGCGCGCCTTATTCCAAGATCGGGTTATGTCAGCGACGGCGTTGAAGAGCACAGCAATCAGCGATGCTACGATGCTCAAGCAGTCGATCTATGAGGTCGTTCGTTCCGAGATGACGCGAGCGACATACGATCGTGCCAAGGGTTCTATGGATGCCGTTGGAGAAGAAGTCGAGATCATGATCCATCAAGCATGGGGACGTTCATAATGGCCAGGAAATCACTCCAAGAAATGTCCGGCATCGCTAGTACGATTGCGCGGTCCGGCGCAAAGCCAGCGGACAAAATAGCAAAGACAAGTGCTCCGGCTCTTGGTGCGCTGCAGGGGTCACTTGCCGCAATTCGTGAAATTGATCCGGATCTCATAGATGATTGGGGGCCTATCGACCGGCTCAACGAGTTTACAGTTGTAAACTCTGAGGATGACGGCGAAGGTTTTGATGCTCTCAAGAACAGCATTCAGGAAGGTGGACAACAGGTCCCAATCCTTGTTCGAAAAGCGAAGTCTGAGGGCCGATATGAGGCTATCTATGGTCGACGGCGACTAAGAGCCTGTCGGGAACTTGGCATCAAAGTTCGCGCCAATGTTCAAGACATAGATGACCAAACTGCGCTGCTCGCAAAAGGTTTAGAAAACGCCGCTCGCCGCAACCTTTCGTTCTACGAAAAAGCGCGATTTGCAGAGGCAATCCTTGAGGCTGGTCACGCTACCCCTATGGTGCGGCAGGTTTTGAGCCTATCCGCCTCGGGTCTCTCGCATTTGATGAAAGTGATTCAAAACGTACCGGTCAAAGTAGGTGATCTTATCGGGGCTGCTCCGAAATCTGGTAGACCCAAATGGACCGCACTTGCGGAGTTTTTCATCTCAAAAAACTCACAGAGAAGGCAGCCATTTCCATTCTGCAGAAGTGCGGAAAGGAAGTCAGTTCTGATGATCGACTGGATTTGGTGTTGAAAGAAGCTTCCAAGCGAGGTGCGAGGCAAGGCAGTGGCTCCTCGGAGGTGACACCGGTTGAGGGTGTGACGATCAAGACACGACGCGGATCGATATCGATGTTGGCCAAGAAATCGGGTGCTAACGCGAAGTTTGCGGAATGGCTCGACGACAACCTGGCTGAAATCATGAAGAAATCCTACGCCGAGTTTACAGCTGTAAACCGGACGGATGAGAACTGAGGACGAGCAGAAAGGAGGAAGGCGAGCAAAGAAAACCCCCGAAACCGGAGCTTCGAGGGCTGCTGCGCAGAGCGCAATTCTTAGATTAGACACCTAGAATCTAGCAGTCACCGAATCATCACACAAGAGAAAACGCTCCTGAGCGAATAGGTTTTCTTTGTCTGCTGGCAAAAAATGAAAAAATTCAACGATGCTCCGCACGGAGCGACTGGGACAGGCATGCCTCAGAACGGGGAAGGTATGTCCAACATCAACCAATCTTCGGGATGGCGTAAAGCAACGGCCGGACTCGCCGTCGCTGAGCAACTTGCCCAAGCCGGTGAACGGGTAGCTGTACCCAAAACACAGGCCTTTGTGGCCGTGAAGCGCGTGGGCGCTCATATTGGCCTCAAGGCCGGCGACATGCTGCTTCTGGATACGCTTGGGGCCTTCACACAGGCCCAGGACTGGGAAGAGGGGCGTCGTCCGATCGTTTGGGCGTCCAATGCCTATCTGATGGAGCAAACAGGCTTCTCGCTCTCGGCGCTCAAACGCCACGCACGACGCCTGGCCGAGATCGGCGTGATCTCCTTCAAGGACAGCCCCAATGGCAAACGCTGGGGCCGCCGGGACGCGGACGGCGTGATCATCGAGGCCTATGGCTTCGATCTGTCGCCGCTATCGGCTCGCGTCGAAGAGTTCGAGCAGCTCCAAGCCGAATTGCAGGCCGAGCGTGAGCTCTGCCAGCGCCTGAAGCGCCAGGTCACGGTTGCGCGCCGGATGATCCGCGCGCGGATCGAGTCAGCCGTCAGCGGCGCGCTGAGAGGTCCGTGGGCGCAGTTCACCGACCACTTCGAAGAGCTCCTGGACCGCCTGCCACGCCGCATTGTGGCCTCTGAGACGCTCGAACGCCTCCTGGCCTGGTTTAGGGAACTCCAAGAACGCGTCGAGGCGGCTTACCTCAAGGCAACGCGGGCAAATGTGGTTGTGGAAAACGCGGCTGAAACCAGCGAACAAGTTACTGAACAGACTCAAGAAATGAACCCCAGGGAGGACATTTCTGACCCTCATATACTAATTACAAACCAACTTAATCCTGTAACCTGTAAATGCTCTAAAAAAGAGAACGCGGCGGGCGTAGTGCCCAATGCGATACCGGAAGAGCAAGTGGATAGGGAGTTGGAAGATTGGGTGGACGAAACCCGCAAGAAACGCGGTGCAGCGCTTGATTTGCCGACAGTGATGCAGGCTTGTCCCGAATTCGCGACTTGGGCACGCAACATGGGCGGGTATTTGAAGGATTGGGGCGATCTGCACCGGGTTGCCGTGCAGCTGAGACCGATGATTGGCGTCTCGGAGCATGCCTGGAACCTCGCGCAAGACAGACTTGGGCCTCAAATCGCCACGGCAGCGCTGGTTCTTACCTTCGACAAGCATTGCGCCGGTGAAGTGGCTTCTCCCGGCGGCTATCTGCGAGGGATTGTCCAAAAAGCCGGGGCAGGGGAGTTGCATCTTGAGCGCAGCTTCTATGGCAGGCTCAGCGGACAGGCGGCGTAATGGGGCAGCGGATCAGAGCCCCGCGGCCTTGGTCAGGTTCACCCGGAACCGGTCCCGGCGGCGCTGGTAGCGGCGGGTCATTTCCGCCGAGGCGTGCCCGAGCTGCTTCTGGACATAACGTTCGTCGGCTTCCGCTGAACTGGCCAGACCCGCGCGCAATGAGTGGCCGGAAAACTGCGCCAGGCGGTCTTTCTCGGGCAGCTCGGCGCGGATGCCGGATTTCAACACGGTGGTTTTGATGAGACGGGCGACATGTTTGTCCGATAGACGCGCTTCCAGGGCCATTTTGCCGTTGCGCGAGGTGCGCACGAAGACCGGCCCGAAGTCGATCTTCGCAAAGTGCAGCCATTGCTCGAGCGCATGGACCGGGCAGGTTTGTTCCGAGGATCCACGTCCGATTTCCACCTCGCGCCAACCGGTCTTTGCGTTCAGCGTCAGAACCGCGCCGTCGTCCAGGATTTCAATCCAGCCGCCAGAATCCGGGGTGTCGTCTTTCCCGACATCAAGGCTGACGATTTCGCTACGCCGCAGTCCGCCGGCATATCCGAGCAGCAGGATTGCCCGGTCCCTGAGTCCACGCAGATCGAAACCCAGGGTGGCGACCATGGCGAGGATATCCTCGGGCAGGATAGCCTCTTTCTGTACTGGCGGGCGCGCATGCTTGCGCTTGATTCCAGCCAGCACGGTGGCGATGTGGCGGTCCTTGCGATCGAGTGAAAACCCACGCTGCGCATAGTTCCAGGCTAGGCCGGACAGGCGGCGGTCTATGGTGCTCACTGAAAGGGCAGGGGATCCATTGGTCGGCGCGGCCAGGTCGGTCAGATAAAGTCCGATCATCTCCGGTGACGGGGGCAGGGGATCCGTTCCCTTCAGCCTGCACCAGCGTGCGAAGTGCTTCCAATCGGCGGCGTAGGCCTTATTGGTGTTCTCGGCCGTCGAGGCCACCGCGTAGTCCCGGGCGGTGTCTACCAGCCGATCGAGGTTGCCGGACCCTGCCACATGGGAAGGGAGAGTCAGAGTCTCGCCAGTAGGCGGGTCTCTCTCGTCGCTTTCGTTGGGTGGAGGCCCAGCTTTTGGCTCTGAGCGCGATTTCTCGATGTTTCCTGACATGTCGCTGAGTATATTCTTTAACGTCCGATAAGGCAAACTTATTGGACATAGCAGAACACTGCAGGGTGGGGCGGTTTATGCACTATATGGTAGGCAAAAGCGCCGTGACAGGATAGTGTTGTGGTATGACCTATCAGTCCACGACCATCTCTAACGACTTAGATACCCTACCGAAGCTGCCTTCGTGGGTCACCTCCGGGCGTGCGGAAACCCTTGAAACTGTGGCTTTTCGGTCTGGCGCGGCGCTGACGGTGCTTGATCAGCTCGTAAGTGATCAACGTCATGGCGTGCCGGTCAAACTGCTCGCGAACCGGCTGGCCCTGAGCGCGGCGACGGCGACGTCAAAACTGGAAGGACGGCTGGCGCGAGAGGCGGATATTCGCGACGCCTACCACCTGACGCCGTCGGGCGAAGCGCGCGGCCCGGATGGCGATCTGTTGGCGTTCTGGCGCGAAGGTGCACGCTTGCGGGCAGGCGGGGCCGGAGAGACCGCCGACTTCGTTGATGCGGACTTCGCGGGCGAAGTGGACGTCTGGCTTGATGCGGGTTTAGAGCGGGCCAGGACCCATGGGCCGTTGGCCGGATGTGTGGCTGTTCTTCGTTTCGTTCTGGAGGCCGATGACCGAGCCGAGCGGGTTGCCTGTTTGTTGTCTGATATCGTCCTTGCACGTGCGCTGAACTGGAAAATCGTGTTGCCGATCACGGCACAGCACCTGACCAAGACGGCGCTGCGGGACCTGGTCGCAGAAGGGCAGGAGGCCGAGCTAGTGGCGCAGACACGGATCCTGGAGTCCATCGAAGAGAAGATCCGACTTGCGCGGGACCTAGCCCGTCGCGCCGAAGCGCTTCGTGCTGTGGCTCCAAAACTCCGGTCGAAAGGATCGGACGCTGCCGTCGACCTGTTCTTGGCCGAGGCTGCCGTGGCCCCGGCGTCGATGCTTTCACCGCATGTCCAAGGGACCACCATTCCGATGACCGACCGCGCGGCGCGGCGGTTCTGCGATCGGCTTGTCGAGCTCGGGGTTGCAAAAGAGCTGACCGGTCGCCCGACGTTCCGGCTCTACGGGATTGCGCCATGAGTGTTGCTGCCAAAAGGAAGTTTGCCGACGAAGACGCAGCGGTCTTCGACCGCGAACTCGACGAGCTGCCGCAGGATCTGCGCTGGCGCGAATGGATGGGGCGGATCGAGGCTGTGTTGTTTGCCAGCGCGACACCGGTGGGTCGCGACGACCTAGCGCGCGTGGTGGGGCACGGGGTCTCCGTCGAGATACTGATCGACGACATCCAGGCCGAACTCTCTGGGCGCCCATACGAGCTCGCCCAGGTAGCGGGCGGCTGGATGTTCCGCACCCGGACCCAGTTCGCCGATGCCATCAAGGCGGCCGCCGATCTTGGAGACCAGGCGCTCGCCTTCACAGAGATGGAGATGGGTGTGCTCTGCGCCATCGCCTACCACCAGCCGATTGACCGGGCGGGATTGAAGGACATCTTCGGCAAAGAGGTCAGTCGAGATCTGCTGGCACGGCTGCGCTACAAAGACTTGATCGCGAGCGGCCCACGTTCACCGCGGCCGGGCGCGCCGCATACCTTCGTGACGACGGAGACGTTTTTGGTGACGTTTGATTTGCAGACATTGCGCGACCTGCCAGAGTTGGATTTGGGTGTTGGAAACGCAGATGAGGCGACACAGACAGTTCAAGTCTGAAGCTCTTCGCTTTCAATTGGTCGGGCTTTGACTTTCAATCAGTCGGAGATGTGAGCAGGTTTTACGTGCAAATGCACAGCAGATTTTACGTGTGTTTGCACAACATAAAAAACGTGTATACAAACTACACACTTTACGTGTAAATGAACGAAAATGAATACGCGTGAATCACCGACAACTACTTTAGGAATGTGGCCCTCGTACAATGGCGTCCCCGAACGAAAAACTTGCAGCCTCGCTGGAACTTCTCAAGGAGCGACAAGCGGAACACGGCAACGTCCTGCGGAGCAGTGAGCTCAGCCGAACCCACAGAGAAAGGCTCAAGAAGAATGGCTTCCTGAGCGATGTCATTTTGGGTTGGCTGATCGTGACCCGACCACAGGACAAACCGCATGACTCAACCTTTTGGTACACATCGTTCTGGGATTTCTGCCGCCGGTACTGCCACGAACGCTATGGTCTGGAGTGGTGCTTCTCGTCTGAGCAATCTTTGCTTTTGCATGCCGAGAGTACGCACATTCCGAAGCAAGTGATCGTTTGGACACCCAAGGGGTCTGGCAACAACACGGTGCTGCCGTTCGACACCTCGCTGTACGACCTCAAGAAGGACCTGCCTCCGAAGAGTGACATCGCAACAAAAGACGGGCTGTTTGTTCTGTCCGTCGAAGCGGCACTGATCAACGCCCCCGAAGCATTCTACCGATCCTACGCAATGGAAGCGCAAATTGTCTTGAGCGGTTTGAAGAACACAGGTCCTCTGCTTGTCAAATTACTTGATGGTGGTCACGTTTTGGCGGCAGGGCGGATCGCGGGTGCTTTGCGTCGCGTGGGACGCGATAGTGAGGCTGACACCATTCTCAAGAAGATGAAGGCCGCTGACTATGATGTCCGGGAAAGGGATCCTTTCGCGGATGTTGCCCAAGTGATGCCTCTTGAGGTCGGCAGCTCACCACTCGCGGCTAGGATCAATGCGGCATGGGACACCCATCGCGATGCCATCGTGGAGATATTTCCGGACGAACCAGGTATGCCAGACGACAAGGATGCTTATCTTGCGAAGATCGACGACATCTATGTCAATGATGCCTATCACTCGCTGTCGATCGAAGGCTATTCCGTCACCGAGGAGTTGATCGAGCAAGTGCGGCAAGGGTCCTTTGACCCTCTTGGAAACGCGGAACACAGGAAGGATGTCGACGCGCTTGCCGCCAGCGGCTACTGGCAAGCCTTTCAAGCCGTCCGGGCTTCGATAGAGAAAATACTATATGGAGAACCGGCGGGGCAGGTGGTTAGACTGGATCATGACGCGTGGTTTGAAGAGCTGTTCCGCCCGTCTGTGACAGCTGGCATCTTGAAGGCAGGCGCATTGGCGGGCTACCGCAATCATCCCGTCTATTTACGGGGTTCGAGACACACGCCGCCGCGGGTAGAAGCGATTGCCGACGGTATGGCGACACTGTTCGAACGGCTCGAGAATGAGGATTCCGCAGCAGTTC is a window of Roseovarius sp. W115 DNA encoding:
- a CDS encoding tyrosine-type recombinase/integrase; amino-acid sequence: MSGNIEKSRSEPKAGPPPNESDERDPPTGETLTLPSHVAGSGNLDRLVDTARDYAVASTAENTNKAYAADWKHFARWCRLKGTDPLPPSPEMIGLYLTDLAAPTNGSPALSVSTIDRRLSGLAWNYAQRGFSLDRKDRHIATVLAGIKRKHARPPVQKEAILPEDILAMVATLGFDLRGLRDRAILLLGYAGGLRRSEIVSLDVGKDDTPDSGGWIEILDDGAVLTLNAKTGWREVEIGRGSSEQTCPVHALEQWLHFAKIDFGPVFVRTSRNGKMALEARLSDKHVARLIKTTVLKSGIRAELPEKDRLAQFSGHSLRAGLASSAEADERYVQKQLGHASAEMTRRYQRRRDRFRVNLTKAAGL
- the repC gene encoding plasmid replication protein RepC translates to MSNINQSSGWRKATAGLAVAEQLAQAGERVAVPKTQAFVAVKRVGAHIGLKAGDMLLLDTLGAFTQAQDWEEGRRPIVWASNAYLMEQTGFSLSALKRHARRLAEIGVISFKDSPNGKRWGRRDADGVIIEAYGFDLSPLSARVEEFEQLQAELQAERELCQRLKRQVTVARRMIRARIESAVSGALRGPWAQFTDHFEELLDRLPRRIVASETLERLLAWFRELQERVEAAYLKATRANVVVENAAETSEQVTEQTQEMNPREDISDPHILITNQLNPVTCKCSKKENAAGVVPNAIPEEQVDRELEDWVDETRKKRGAALDLPTVMQACPEFATWARNMGGYLKDWGDLHRVAVQLRPMIGVSEHAWNLAQDRLGPQIATAALVLTFDKHCAGEVASPGGYLRGIVQKAGAGELHLERSFYGRLSGQAA
- a CDS encoding DUF1403 family protein, which codes for MTYQSTTISNDLDTLPKLPSWVTSGRAETLETVAFRSGAALTVLDQLVSDQRHGVPVKLLANRLALSAATATSKLEGRLAREADIRDAYHLTPSGEARGPDGDLLAFWREGARLRAGGAGETADFVDADFAGEVDVWLDAGLERARTHGPLAGCVAVLRFVLEADDRAERVACLLSDIVLARALNWKIVLPITAQHLTKTALRDLVAEGQEAELVAQTRILESIEEKIRLARDLARRAEALRAVAPKLRSKGSDAAVDLFLAEAAVAPASMLSPHVQGTTIPMTDRAARRFCDRLVELGVAKELTGRPTFRLYGIAP
- the scpB gene encoding SMC-Scp complex subunit ScpB translates to MSVAAKRKFADEDAAVFDRELDELPQDLRWREWMGRIEAVLFASATPVGRDDLARVVGHGVSVEILIDDIQAELSGRPYELAQVAGGWMFRTRTQFADAIKAAADLGDQALAFTEMEMGVLCAIAYHQPIDRAGLKDIFGKEVSRDLLARLRYKDLIASGPRSPRPGAPHTFVTTETFLVTFDLQTLRDLPELDLGVGNADEATQTVQV
- a CDS encoding Fic family protein, with product MLLHAESTHIPKQVIVWTPKGSGNNTVLPFDTSLYDLKKDLPPKSDIATKDGLFVLSVEAALINAPEAFYRSYAMEAQIVLSGLKNTGPLLVKLLDGGHVLAAGRIAGALRRVGRDSEADTILKKMKAADYDVRERDPFADVAQVMPLEVGSSPLAARINAAWDTHRDAIVEIFPDEPGMPDDKDAYLAKIDDIYVNDAYHSLSIEGYSVTEELIEQVRQGSFDPLGNAEHRKDVDALAASGYWQAFQAVRASIEKILYGEPAGQVVRLDHDAWFEELFRPSVTAGILKAGALAGYRNHPVYLRGSRHTPPRVEAIADGMATLFERLENEDSAAVRAVLGHWLLGYVHPYPDGNGRMARFLMNAMFASGGYSWTVIDVDHRAAYMSALECASVGGNIVPFAQLVEDRMRWSGSLATH
- a CDS encoding ParB/RepB/Spo0J family partition protein, with the translated sequence MARKSLQEMSGIASTIARSGAKPADKIAKTSAPALGALQGSLAAIREIDPDLIDDWGPIDRLNEFTVVNSEDDGEGFDALKNSIQEGGQQVPILVRKAKSEGRYEAIYGRRRLRACRELGIKVRANVQDIDDQTALLAKGLENAARRNLSFYEKARFAEAILEAGHATPMVRQVLSLSASGLSHLMKVIQNVPVKVGDLIGAAPKSGRPKWTALAEFFISKNSQRRQPFPFCRSAERKSVLMIDWIWC